Part of the Mangifera indica cultivar Alphonso chromosome 4, CATAS_Mindica_2.1, whole genome shotgun sequence genome, GTTTCTGAATGTTGGCCTTTGATAATTAGTTATGGTGTAAGTGAAACACCCCCTCCAAATGCACATTCTCTGAAGAGATTATAATTCAAAGAGACGTGCCAACTAGAACTAATCAAAACCATACAACTCTTTCAATCAACATGAACAACTTAATAAATGAAGCGTGTAAGCATTGAGCCCCTCGAATAAGGCCATAATTGTCTAAAGGAAATATGTACACATTACTAGTAAAAGTTTGTCCATGTGTCTTCCATGCAAACTTCTCACACCTAAACTTGCATTGAAGTTCTTGTCCATTGGCCACTACCACCTTAGTACCATCCACTGACTTAAGGGGACACCCTAATTTATTAGTtatgattgttttgtttattagaTTGTAAGTGTTGGTTGAACCAGGGTGAGAATGAGTCTCTGTTTGTGAAAATGGCTTGTGTAAGGTACATTAGGTATAGGTTTGAGTTATCGTTTTATAGTAGCTATGATGTTCTCTTATAACTTGGCCAGTTAGTATGCTTCAACCAATGTTTTTGGCTTGACCATCCTCACGGGTATCTATAACACATAAATAAATCCTCCTAAAACAAGGATTCCTCCTTTGGAATTACTAAATGGAATAGACATTCAAATCTTTGAAACGACCATTCCTCCTAAAATCTAATTTGTCTATATTAATATGAATGACCATTTATGTCTTTGAAATGGGTGTTCCTTTGTAATCTGGTCTACATTGATAAACAATTGTTCTTGTCCTTAAAACAAGTGTTCTAATGCAATATCTACATACCTAAATATCATTTAGTACAATcgtttttatccttaaaatgggtttttttttttttgcaattgtttatatgtatatatcattTCTCTTTTCCTACGAATCTAATCACAAACTTTGTACTATAATATTTACCTAATGGTCGATTAATCACACCTACATCACTTTCTACCATTCATACGCTTACATCAATTACATTTAAACAACACAATCTAATAAGCATAAAACAGCATAATTTCCATCATCATCCTCAAACCAATGAACCcccaaatcaaaatcataataaaactAATCAAAGTACTCaacatatattcaaataatgtcATTTGATCCTTATAAGACGTCAATAGAATCATATTCACTATAATATATGCCTCCAAATAGATTTGCTCTTAATAACTAAGATTGGGTTTTCTTGCCTTCATCCATCAAAGGTTGGAAAGGGGTTATCTCCAAAAGAAATTGACCTCTCCTTAGAAGGGAGAAGGTCATTTTTCTTATCTTCGTCATATCTACAACTCTTTCTTAAATGATTTCCCTTTCttcaaaaacattattttctaGAAACTAATAATGGTTGTCATTCATTTGACTTGCTAGGAAAACATTTACACGGCCAAGCTTGCTGAGCAAGTCAAGCATTACGAGGGGATGGTCGAGTTCATAAAAAAAGTTTTCAACTCCACTGATAAATTTGACGAGCTTACTCTAGAGGAGCGTAACCTCCTTTTAGTGGCCTACAAGAGCCTTATAGGCACCCATAAAACCTTGTGATTTATTGTTTCAACCATTGAATAGAAAAATGAGAATTGTGGAAACAAAGGCCATGTGCCTACAATTTGAGATTACTATTCTAAGATTGAGTCTTTTGCAACTTGCAATGAGATCTTGTGGTGAGAAAGTGTGATTACTTAAGTTCCTTCAcccatttaaaaatataataaaattatatgtacccactttagatatataaatatgtatacacttatatatatcattacataattaggtgattttgaattaaaaataaaataacactcaatcatttgataacacatataaatgtgtatacaattgtatatccaaaatgagtatatataggattgtttaaaaatatacaagtaTTAGAATATTTGTACTTAACATAAAGTTAAAAGGTGGGATGCATCAGCATAAggcattttattattaaatcaagcAATGAACAAATGGAGAAAAACCACTTATCACAATCCCTCCAAAAGTCCTGCCCAATGGAGTGAATGAAATAAACAACACAAAAAGCCTATCCATATTGTAACAAGACGCTGACGCAGCTCCAGACCCCATCAATTCACACAGATCAAATCTGGATGAGCACTTCCACTCACATATTTAGATATTCTCCCTATATAGTCCCACTCATATGACTTGCTAGGAAAACATTTACACGGCCAAGCTTGCTGAGCAAGTCGAGCATTACGAGGGGATGGTCGAGTTCATGAAAAAAGTTTCCAACTCTACTGATAAATTTGACGAGCTCACTCTAGAGGAGTGTGACCTCCTTTTAGTGGCTTACAAGAGTCTTATAGGCACCCATAAAACCTTGTGATTTATTGTTTCAGCCATTGAATAGAAAAATGAGAATTGTGGAAACAAAGGCCATGTGCCTACAATTTGAGATTACTATTCTAAGATTGAGACCAAGTCGTTTGCGACTTGCAATGAGATCTCGCAATGGGAAAGTGTAATTACTTAAGTTCCTTcaaccatttaaaaatataataaaattatgtgtacccattttaggtatataaatatgcatacactcatatatattattatataatttggtgattttgaattaagaataaaataacactcaatcatttgataacacatataaatatgtatacagttatatattcaaaatgagtatatataaaattgtttaaaaatatacaacTATTAGAATGTTTGTACTTAAAGTTAAAGGTGGGATGCATCAGCATAaggtattttattattaaatcaagcAATGAACAAATGGAGAAAAACCACTCATCACAATCCCTCCAAAAGTCCTGCCTTAATGGGAGTGAATGAAATAAACAACACAAAAAGCCTATCCATATTGTAACAACACGCTGACTCAGCTCCAGACCCCATCAATTCAGACAGATCAAATCTGGATGAGCATTTCCACTCACATATTTAGATATTCTCCCTATATAAACTTACTCATATGCCCCTCTTCTTAGCCATCTCAAAAGCTCCCTATTAATCCCTCGACAATATCTGTCTCTTCAATCAACTGCTAatggcttcctcttcttcttctttgtacGAGGTTCTGGGTATCTCAATGAGCGCAAGTGGCCACGAAATCAAGGCTGCGTACAGGAGGCTGGCCAGAATGTGTCACCCCGACGTGGTGGCCATGAACCAAAAGGAAATGTCTACAACGGAGTTTATGAAAATCCATGCTGCTTATTCTACTTTATCTGACCCTGATAAAAGAGCCAACTATGACAGAGACCTCTTCCAGCGGAGACACCCTGTTGGGTTTTCTTCCGCCCTTTCTTCAGCTGCAATGGCGTCCATCTCTAGCTTTTCCGGTGGTTACAATTACAAGGGAAATTGGGAGACTGACCAGTGCTGGTAGATTAATCTATAAATGTAGTTCCTGTAACTTGTTAATTATGTAGTCAATTTAGTATCTTCAGCCATATTTTTGCTCGGGCTTGTGTTAAGAGTTGCAGGGATGTTCATGGACAAGTTATTTTCAATCTTCATGTCCTTTGTAccatcttttttctcttctttatgaGTGGATAAGTCCTGTTTTCTATATATTCTGCGATGTGGTCATTTGTTTAAGCTATCAATCATCGTTCAAAATACAACTCATCAAAGCAGGGAAATGTCGTTTTATCCGGCCTTGTCTGAAAAGATAAACAAGGGGACAAATTTCAAACGTTTGCAGCGGCGAACAGCCGATGCCAAGTAAAACAAAATAGTACTGCTGGTATTGGTGGAGCCATGTCAAGCTGGAACCGACTCAGAATAGCCCATCATAGGACTAAAAATTGAGAATTACTAAAGGAGTTATTTTGAGAGATTTTAGATACAGTTTATTTTCTCATGAATGAAGAAACCAAAATATCTTGTAAAATTGTGTTTGAAAAAGACATTTAAAAAAACTgccaatagaaaaaaaaattattatcatttgaAAGGGGGAAGTCAATTGGGGAACTCCACATGGACATAGCTAAAATTTCGGGGAGTT contains:
- the LOC123213456 gene encoding chaperone protein dnaJ 11, chloroplastic-like, whose product is MASSSSSLYEVLGISMSASGHEIKAAYRRLARMCHPDVVAMNQKEMSTTEFMKIHAAYSTLSDPDKRANYDRDLFQRRHPVGFSSALSSAAMASISSFSGGYNYKGNWETDQCW